The following coding sequences are from one Parafrankia irregularis window:
- a CDS encoding YbhB/YbcL family Raf kinase inhibitor-like protein — MSLLDRNTAPDPLDLLPALPSFALTSSDITDGSPLGLDQVYGGAGGADLSPQLSWSGFPAETKSFAVTCFDPDAPTGSGFWHWVLVDIPADVTELATGAASGDLSGLPVGSYHVRSDWGTPNYGGAAPPEGDRPHRYVFVVHAVDVPKLEIDASVAPAVVGFNLTFHTLARGVLRATYQR; from the coding sequence ATGTCCCTGCTGGACCGGAACACCGCACCGGACCCGCTCGACCTGCTGCCCGCCCTGCCCTCGTTCGCTCTGACCAGCAGCGACATAACGGATGGCAGCCCGCTCGGCCTGGACCAGGTGTACGGGGGTGCGGGCGGCGCCGACCTGTCGCCGCAGCTGTCCTGGAGCGGCTTCCCCGCAGAGACCAAGAGCTTCGCCGTCACCTGCTTCGACCCCGACGCGCCCACCGGCAGCGGTTTCTGGCACTGGGTGCTCGTCGACATCCCGGCGGACGTCACGGAACTGGCCACCGGTGCCGCCAGCGGTGACCTGTCCGGTCTTCCCGTGGGCTCGTACCACGTCCGCAGCGACTGGGGGACGCCGAACTACGGCGGTGCCGCTCCCCCCGAGGGCGACCGCCCGCACCGTTACGTCTTTGTGGTCCATGCCGTCGACGTGCCGAAGCTCGAGATCGACGCGAGCGTGGCTCCGGCCGTCGTCGGCTTCAACCTCACCTTCCACACCCTGGCCCGGGGCGTCCTGCGGGCGACCTACCAGCGCTGA